Genomic window (Chryseobacterium sp. H1D6B):
CATCATAGAGCCGGTGATGATGCAGAAGTATGTGCAAAAATATCATTGTTAGCTTTTGAGAAACTTTTTCTTACCACTAACGAAGAAATCACAGAGTATATGAAGCTGAAAATAAAAAATCTCTAAAAAAAATAGTATAACCTTATTAGAGAATATGATTCACAGTTTGTCATTTCGACGAAGGAGAAATCTCATTCTCATTACTAAAAAAGAGATTCTTCATTCCGCTCTGCTCCATTCTGAATGACATTAGAAATTAAGAGCTGGATTCTGTACACTCACAGAATGTCATTTCGACGAAGGAGAAATCTCATTACTAAAAAAAGATTCTTCATTCCGCTCTGCTTCATTCTGAATGACATTAGAAATTAAGAGCTGGATTCCGTACACTCACAGACTGTCATTTCGGCGAAGGAAAAATCTCATTCTCATTACTAAAAAAGAGATTCTTCATTCCGCTGTGCTTCATTCTGAATGACATTGGAAACTAAGAGCAGGATTCTGTACACTCACGGACTGTCATTTCTACAAAGGAAAAATCTCATTCTCATTACTAAAAAAGGGATTCTTCATTCCGCTGTGCTTCATTCTGAATGACATTGGAAATTAAGAGCTGGATTCTGTACACTCACGGGCTGTCATTTCGACGAAGGAGAAATCTCATTACTAAAAAAAGATTCTTCATTCCTTTGTGCTCCATTCTGGATGACAATGTAGATTATGAGTTGGATTTAGTATCGTGAAATAATATTGGCTGTAAAAAAAACTGCATCCCTATTAAATAAAGATGCAGTATATTTTAATTGCTTAAGACTTCGGAGAGCAAATTGAATTTCGGAATGTCTATCTCAAAAGTTTCTTGAGTATCCATATTTTTAATTAAGTATTTTCCGCTCATATTACCTACTCCGGAACGAAGCATCACATTAGAAAAATAAGCGAAATTATCGCCTGTTTCTATTTCTGGTGTCAAGCCTATCACACCATCTCCTATAATCTCTGTATATCCGAAACCTACATCGAAAATAAGCCATTTTCTTTTTAAAACTTTTATAGAAAAAGGACCTTCATTTTCTATCGTAATATTGTATTTAAAAACATAACGATTTTCAGAGGGATAACTGTTTTTACTATCATATTCAGGTATTACTGAAACTTTGATATTGGAAGTAATTTTAGAAAACATCACATTTGTTTTGTTAGATAAATACAAAAATCTCGCCTTTTTTAAGGCGAGATTGAAAATTATATTATAATAATCTTAAAATTATAATTCTAAAGCTTTTCTTTCGTCACCACCCATTAATATTTCAACAGGATTATCGATACCTTCTTTTACGGCTACTAAGAATCCTACAGATTCTTTACCATCAATAATTCTGTGGTCATAAGACATTGCAACGTACATCATTGGACGAATTACAACCTGTCCGTCTACAGCAACTGGTCTCTGGATAATATTGTGCATTCCTAAGATGGCAGACTGAGGAGGGTTGATGATAGGTGTAGATAACATAGAACCGAAAGTACCGCCGTTAGTGATCGTAAACGTACCGCCAGTCATTTCGTCAACTGTAATTTTACCGTCTCTTACTTTAGTCGCCAGATCTTTTATGTTTGCTTCTACTCCTCTGAAAGTCATATTTTCAGCGTTTCTCAATACAGGAACCATCAATCCTTTAGGACCTGAAACTGCTATTGAAATATCGCAGAAATCGTAATTAATTTTGAAATCTCCATCAATAGATGCATTTACGTCCGGATACATTTTTAAAGCTCTTGTAACCGCTTTTGTAAAGAAAGACATGAAACCAAGTCCGATTCCGTGTTTTTGAGAGAATTCGTCTTTATACTGCTTTCTTAATCTGAAGATTTCAGACATGTCAACTTCATTGAAAGTTGTCAGCATCGCAGTTTCATTTTTTACAGAAACTAATCTTGAAGCGATTTTTCTTCTAAGAACTGAAAGTTTAGTCGTTGTTGAAGCTCTAGAACCTGCAGCAGATAATGAATTTCCTCCCATTGCTGGAACTGCAGCTAATTCAGCGTCAGTTTTAGTGATTCTTCCATCTCTTCCAGATCCTGAAACTTGTCCTGCGTCAACTCCTTTTTCGTCAAGTATTTTCTTAGCAGCAGGAGACGGAGCACCAGTTGCATAAGTTTGTGCCGCAGCTGCCTGAACAGCTGGTTTTGGAGCTTCAGCTTTTACAGGCTCAGCAGCTTTAGGTGCTTCTTCTGTTTTAGGAGCTTCAGCAGGAGCAGCTCCGCCATCTGGCTTAGCAGCATCCCTATCAATTAAACAAACTACCTGACCTACTTGTACCACATCACCTTCTTCTGCTTTTAAAGTGATAACACCACTTTCTTCTGCAGGCAATTCAAGAGTTGCTTTGTCTGAGTCTACCTCAGCGATAGGTTGATCTTTTTCTACATAATCACCATCTTTTACAAGCCAAGTTGCAATTTCAACTTCTGTAATTGATTCTCCCGGTGAAGGAACTTTCATTTCTAAAATTGACATATGAGTATTTTTTTATTTTTTAATTGAATATTATTTATTGATTATGCTGTTACCGGTCTTTTCACAGGAGCATCATTTCTGTCGAAAACTCTGTTGATAACTGCATTTTGGTTTTTCTCAAACATTTTATGACTTCCTGGAGCCGGAGCACCACTTGGTACAGGAGAAATCACCTGGATTCCTGTATCTCTGAAGTTTCTTAAAATGTAAGACCAAGCTCCCATATTTTCAGGTTCTTCCTGAGCCCAAACCAATTCTTTTCTATTTTCATATTTACTGAAGACCGCTTCAATAGCATCAGTCTGTAATGGATACAGCTGTTCGAATCTTACTAAAGCAATATTTTCAGCATTAAGTTCTTCTTTCTTAGCCAGCAATTCAAAATACAATTTACCAGAACAAAGAACTAATTTTTCTACTTTTTTAGGATCAGCAGTTGGATCGTCTAAGATCGGCTGGAAACTTCCAGCTGCAAAATCTTCAAGCGGAGAAACCACTTTCGGATGTCTCAACAAAGATTTAGGGCTCATTACGATCAACGGCTTTCTGAAAGACCATTTCAATTGTCTTCTCAATAAGTGGAAATAGTTAGCTGGTGAAGTAATATTTGCTACCACCATATTTTCATTCGCGCAAAGCGTCAAGAATCTTTCTAGTCTTGCTGAAGAGTGTTCTGCACCCTGCCCTTCTGAACCGTGAGGAAGTAACATCACGAGCCCGTTTTGAAGTTTCCATTTTTCTTCTGCAGCCGCCAGATATTGGTCTACGATGATTTGAGCACCGTTTACAAAGTCTCCGAACTGAGCTTCCCAAATTGTTAATGTATTAGGAGAAGCCATCGCATATCCATAATCGAAACCTAAAACGCCATATTCTGAAAGGTGGGAGTTGAAAATATCAAATCTGTTTTCAGAAACATGTTTTAACGGCACGTATTCTTCTTCTGTATCTTCAGTTTTTACTACCGCATGTCTGTGGGAGAAAGTTCCTCTTTCCACATCTTCACCAGAAATTCTCACATTGTGGCCTTCGGTAAGTAAAGTTGCATATGCTAACCATTCGCCTAAAGCCCAGTCTAAAGAGTTTCCTTCAATCGCTTTGATACGGTTTTCAAAGAGTCTTGTGATCTTATTGATGAATTTCTTATCTGCCGGAAGTGTTGACATGTTCAATGCCAATTCTTTCAGCTTCGTGATATCATATTGAGTATCTACCGGCGTCTGAACTGCTCCTCTTTTCGCGATCGGATAAGGAACCCAGTCTTCAGACATAAACGGATCCATTGTATTTCTTTCAATTTCTTTAGAAGCATCAAAGTCTTTATCTAAAAGTGCTTTGAAATCCACTTCCATTTTCTTAAGAATATCATTGGAAACAACGCTTCCCTGGATCAATTTATCTTTATAAATTTCTCTTGGGTTAGGGTGTTTAGAAATTAATTTATACAGGTTAGGCTGAGTGAATCTTGGCTCATCCCCTTCGTTGTGGCCGTATTTTCTATATCCTAATAGATCAATGTAAACATCTTTTCCGAATTTAGCTCTGAAATCTGCTGCAAAGTGAATTGCATGTACTACCGCTTCTGCATCATCTGCATTTACGTGCATTACTGGAGATTCAGTAACTTTTGCAATATCTGTACAATACGTTGAAGATCTTGCATCAGCATAATTGGTTGTAAATGAAACCTGGTTGTTCACTACGATATGAACAGTTCCTCCTGTTCTGTAGCCTTCCAAATTCATCATCTGTGCAACCTCGTACACAATACCCTGTCCTGCAACTGCTCCATCTCCATGGATAATGATCGGTAAAATTTTAGAGTAATCTCCTTTATATTTATCGTCTACTTCAGCACGGCAGATCCCTTCTACCAAAGCAGCAACTGTTTCTAAGTGCGACGGGTTTGGAGTCAAGTTAATTGAAACTTCTTCTCCTGAAGCCGTTTTTATTCTTTTAGAAGATCCTAAGTGATATTTAACGTCACCGGAGAATACATCTTCTTCAAATTCTTTTCCTTCAAATTCTGAGAAAATCTGCTTATAAGATTTCCCGAAAATGTTAGATAATACATTTAGTCTTCCTCTGTGGGCCATACCCAAAACAACCTCATCAACTCCTAATTGAGAAGATCTTGAGATCAGCTGGTCTAGAGCAGGGATTAATGTTTCACCACCCTCTAGAGAGAATCTTTTCTGACCTACAAATTTTGTATGCAGATAGTTTTCAAAAGCAACCGCCTGATTCAACTTTAATAAGATCTCCGTTTTTTCATTAGCTGAAAGGTTTGGGTGGTTCTCATTAACCTGAAGCCATTTTTTGATGAAATCTTTTTCTTCAACATTGTTGATGTAAGTATATTCAACACCGATAGAATCACAGTAAATGTTTTCTAAGTGCTTGATAAGATCCTGCAAAGTAGCAGGTTCTTTCATACCAGTCTCAACTGCACAGTTGAATTTTGTATTAAGATCTTCCTTGCTCAGACCGAAATTTTCGATATCTAAGGTCGGCATGTAGTGTCTTCTTTCTCTTACAGGGTTTGTTTTTGTAAACAAATGGCCTCTAGTTCTGTAAGCCTCAATAAGGTTTACTACTTTAAACTCTTTTTTGATATGTTCAGGAACTTCTCCATTGGATACCGCCTGAGATATTTGTTGAACTGCTGGTGCAGCAGTCGCTCCAGCTTTACTATATTGAATGCTATCGTCATCTCCGTAGTTCTCTAAAGCAAAATCGAAGCCTTGAAAAAAGGCCTTCCATGATGGTTCTAAAGAATCTGGGAATTTTAAATACTGTTGGTATAAATCCTCAATTAATTGAGAATGAGCTGCGTTTAGGAATGAAAATCTGTCCATTATTACAGTTTATCTATTATTAAATTTTGTTTATTGAATTAATCCTCAAATTTAATAAAAAAAACCGAGTTGAGCCTGCCACAAATCATTAAAAAAAACTATGAATGAAATAATGTTCAAGAATTTACTTGAAAACGGATAATGAGAGCTTCATATTGACCTCCTGACCCTCTATCGGACGTTCAATAAAAGTCTGGCGGATATCACCAAAACGCATTTCATCTTTTTTAGCTTTTTGAATCAGCTGCTGGATCGCTTTTATCCTTCCCGAATAAGGCCCCTTGTAATACATAATGTAATTCTGAGTAGGACTTATCGATCTGAAATTAAAATTATTATCCGAAAACCCTATTTTTTTAGATAAAGGAATTCCCAGAAAATAAGATACTTCATTATCTTTATAATTATCTGCATCTGTAATTAAAATTGGATAACCAAATTCATCATCCTTTTTACCCAGATCCATTGTTACATAATTATAGACTTTACTGTAATTCATAACAATATTTCTGTAAAGAGCATCTTTTTTATTGGAGGCACTTACATTAATCCCCAGCACTAATTTAGCTTCTTCATTTTCCACCATCAGGCTGTCATATTTAATGGTCGCCATCTGCTTGTCTTTTTCCACTTTATTTCCTAAAACATTTTTTAGGTTGACCATACTTTTGTCAATATTTTCGGTAAACCTGTCTTCTGTCCAAAAATTCTGAACTCTGCTTAAAACAGATAATTTCGGGGTGTGAACGTACCAGATAATTTTAGTTTTCTCTGCGGAAACGGGTTTAAATTTAATATTTACAAGGGTGGGATTTTCATTTCTATCTTCGAAAAGCTGGTATTTCAGTGTTTTATTTGGATTTTCATATCTGATGAACATTTCTCCATCTGTATCATTTTTAGGATCAACATAGCTTATTGCACTGCCATTCCCTTCATAAGGAGTATAATAATCGATATCAATGGTTTTGGAACTTGTAAAAAAGTTATTCCAGCGTGTAAAATTCTGCAGATTGTTAAACTGGTGAAACACCTTATCTATGGGGTAATCCACCTCTTTTTCCAGCTGAAAGCTTTTACTCTCATCCACGAAATAATACATGGAAAGTGAATAAGCACCTGCCAGTAATACAATAATTACACTTACTATTTTGAAAAAACGCATCGTACAAAAGTAATACAAATAAAAAAAGTGACCAATATGTTGATCACTCTAGTTGTATGTTTATAAAAAATTATCCAATATGGGTTCCGGGAGAAAGAACAGCGCCTTTTTTTACGACAACGATTCCGTCCTGCACAGAGTGGGTTCCAAAATCTCCATCCGGAAGATGTCTTCCGCCGATGATCCTTACATTATCCCCGATATAGCAGTTTTTATCTAAAATTGCTTTTTCAATGTAACAGTATTTTCCAATTCCCATATTCGGGCGGCCATTTTTATCATTCATTACAATTTCTGTAGTATTTTGATAAAAATCGGCTCCCATTACATAAGAATTAACAATCGTGCTGCCTTTATCTATTCTTGTTCTGTTTCCTATCACTGAGTTCTCTATTTTATCTGCCATGATGATACATCCGTCTCCAAATACAGCCTTACTTACATAGGAACCGTTAATTTTAGACGGCGGAAGCATTCTTGCTCTTGTATAAATGGGTGAGGAAGAAAACAGATTGAACTGCGGAAAATCATGACACAGATCTAAATTCGCTTCATAAAAAGATTCAATCGTTCCTATATCTGTCCAATATCCTTCAAATTGATAACTCAGCGTAGTATAATTCCCTATAGAATTAGGAATAATATCTTTTCCAAAGTCATCTCCGGCACCATCATCAAACATTTTTTTAAGAATTGTTTTTGTGAAAATATAAATTCCCATCGATGCCAGATATTCCTTTCCTTCATTCTTGTTCTTTTCTGAAACTTCAGATTTCCAGTCTTCCAGAATATCGAATCCAGGTTTTTCTGTAAAAGAGGTAATATTTCCTTCTTCATCCGATTTCAGAATTCCAAAACCAGTAGCATCTTTGGCATTCACAGGAATGGTAGCAATAGTGACGTCGCCGCCCTTTTCGATATGATAGTTCAGCATTTCTCTAAAATCCATTTGATAAAGCTGATCTCCGGAAAGAATTAAGATGTAATCATAATCATATTTTTCAAGATGTTTCATAGACTGGCGTACAGCATCTGCCGTCCCTTGATACCAGCTTTCATTTTCCACATTTTGTTCCGCAGCAAGGATGTCTACAAACCCTTTGCTGAAAATATCAAAATGATAAGAATTTTTAATATGTGAGTTTAAAGATGCGGAATTAAACTGTGTTAAAACCAAAATTTTATTCAATCCCGAATTCAGACAGTTAGAAATAGGAATATCAACCAATCTATATTTTCCAGCAATCGGAACTGCCGGTTTTGATCTTGAATA
Coding sequences:
- the apaG gene encoding Co2+/Mg2+ efflux protein ApaG; this translates as MFSKITSNIKVSVIPEYDSKNSYPSENRYVFKYNITIENEGPFSIKVLKRKWLIFDVGFGYTEIIGDGVIGLTPEIETGDNFAYFSNVMLRSGVGNMSGKYLIKNMDTQETFEIDIPKFNLLSEVLSN
- the odhB gene encoding 2-oxoglutarate dehydrogenase complex dihydrolipoyllysine-residue succinyltransferase, which gives rise to MSILEMKVPSPGESITEVEIATWLVKDGDYVEKDQPIAEVDSDKATLELPAEESGVITLKAEEGDVVQVGQVVCLIDRDAAKPDGGAAPAEAPKTEEAPKAAEPVKAEAPKPAVQAAAAQTYATGAPSPAAKKILDEKGVDAGQVSGSGRDGRITKTDAELAAVPAMGGNSLSAAGSRASTTTKLSVLRRKIASRLVSVKNETAMLTTFNEVDMSEIFRLRKQYKDEFSQKHGIGLGFMSFFTKAVTRALKMYPDVNASIDGDFKINYDFCDISIAVSGPKGLMVPVLRNAENMTFRGVEANIKDLATKVRDGKITVDEMTGGTFTITNGGTFGSMLSTPIINPPQSAILGMHNIIQRPVAVDGQVVIRPMMYVAMSYDHRIIDGKESVGFLVAVKEGIDNPVEILMGGDERKALEL
- a CDS encoding 2-oxoglutarate dehydrogenase E1 component, whose translation is MDRFSFLNAAHSQLIEDLYQQYLKFPDSLEPSWKAFFQGFDFALENYGDDDSIQYSKAGATAAPAVQQISQAVSNGEVPEHIKKEFKVVNLIEAYRTRGHLFTKTNPVRERRHYMPTLDIENFGLSKEDLNTKFNCAVETGMKEPATLQDLIKHLENIYCDSIGVEYTYINNVEEKDFIKKWLQVNENHPNLSANEKTEILLKLNQAVAFENYLHTKFVGQKRFSLEGGETLIPALDQLISRSSQLGVDEVVLGMAHRGRLNVLSNIFGKSYKQIFSEFEGKEFEEDVFSGDVKYHLGSSKRIKTASGEEVSINLTPNPSHLETVAALVEGICRAEVDDKYKGDYSKILPIIIHGDGAVAGQGIVYEVAQMMNLEGYRTGGTVHIVVNNQVSFTTNYADARSSTYCTDIAKVTESPVMHVNADDAEAVVHAIHFAADFRAKFGKDVYIDLLGYRKYGHNEGDEPRFTQPNLYKLISKHPNPREIYKDKLIQGSVVSNDILKKMEVDFKALLDKDFDASKEIERNTMDPFMSEDWVPYPIAKRGAVQTPVDTQYDITKLKELALNMSTLPADKKFINKITRLFENRIKAIEGNSLDWALGEWLAYATLLTEGHNVRISGEDVERGTFSHRHAVVKTEDTEEEYVPLKHVSENRFDIFNSHLSEYGVLGFDYGYAMASPNTLTIWEAQFGDFVNGAQIIVDQYLAAAEEKWKLQNGLVMLLPHGSEGQGAEHSSARLERFLTLCANENMVVANITSPANYFHLLRRQLKWSFRKPLIVMSPKSLLRHPKVVSPLEDFAAGSFQPILDDPTADPKKVEKLVLCSGKLYFELLAKKEELNAENIALVRFEQLYPLQTDAIEAVFSKYENRKELVWAQEEPENMGAWSYILRNFRDTGIQVISPVPSGAPAPGSHKMFEKNQNAVINRVFDRNDAPVKRPVTA
- a CDS encoding SRPBCC domain-containing protein; translation: MRFFKIVSVIIVLLAGAYSLSMYYFVDESKSFQLEKEVDYPIDKVFHQFNNLQNFTRWNNFFTSSKTIDIDYYTPYEGNGSAISYVDPKNDTDGEMFIRYENPNKTLKYQLFEDRNENPTLVNIKFKPVSAEKTKIIWYVHTPKLSVLSRVQNFWTEDRFTENIDKSMVNLKNVLGNKVEKDKQMATIKYDSLMVENEEAKLVLGINVSASNKKDALYRNIVMNYSKVYNYVTMDLGKKDDEFGYPILITDADNYKDNEVSYFLGIPLSKKIGFSDNNFNFRSISPTQNYIMYYKGPYSGRIKAIQQLIQKAKKDEMRFGDIRQTFIERPIEGQEVNMKLSLSVFK
- a CDS encoding glucose-1-phosphate adenylyltransferase translates to MNRNVISIVLGGGRGTRLFPLTYSRSKPAVPIAGKYRLVDIPISNCLNSGLNKILVLTQFNSASLNSHIKNSYHFDIFSKGFVDILAAEQNVENESWYQGTADAVRQSMKHLEKYDYDYILILSGDQLYQMDFREMLNYHIEKGGDVTIATIPVNAKDATGFGILKSDEEGNITSFTEKPGFDILEDWKSEVSEKNKNEGKEYLASMGIYIFTKTILKKMFDDGAGDDFGKDIIPNSIGNYTTLSYQFEGYWTDIGTIESFYEANLDLCHDFPQFNLFSSSPIYTRARMLPPSKINGSYVSKAVFGDGCIIMADKIENSVIGNRTRIDKGSTIVNSYVMGADFYQNTTEIVMNDKNGRPNMGIGKYCYIEKAILDKNCYIGDNVRIIGGRHLPDGDFGTHSVQDGIVVVKKGAVLSPGTHIG